TGATAACTTTGGTAACCAAAGTACCCACAGAACACACGGGAATTTCCAAAACAACACGAACTCATGTGCCAACTGTCACAGTACGCACAACGGGGAAAATGAAATGTTATTAATGAAGAGTGGCGAATACGAACTTTGTATGTCATGCCATGATGGAACAATGGGCTTCTATGATGTCACAAAGTCTAGCGGTGCAGGTACTTTTGATGATTCGCACTTAAGTTCATCCATGCACAATGTAGATTCAGATTTACTAGTAAAAACAGCACCGGGTGCATTTAAAAACACCTCAACTGCACTTTTAGAATGTTCTAGCTGTCACAACCCACATGGTTCCCCAAATGACAGATTATTAAAAGAAGTGGTTGTAGGCTCAACCAATTTTGCATCTACATTGGTAAACGGGGTAACGACTCCTGTTCCTGTAGGCAATAAAACGATCTCTCTAGATCTACAAGATGACCCTGCATATGCAGCGATTAATGCTTTAACTGGTACTGGCGGTTTAAAAATCACTAAATCTAATGGTCCAAAAGGGTCCACAACGTATGGCGGACAAAACGATAAAATCTACTATTCTCAATTCTGCGGTGCTTGTCATGATGATTACTTTGCTAAGAGAAATGCAGGTACAACTACAAACCCTGTTCCTGGTAAGCCAAGTACAGGAACAGCTATTACACCAGCTCATACACATGATACTTACACACATACTACTAATAGTTCTAGCCAAGGTAGAAGTTGTGCTGCTTGTCACTATGCACACGGTACAGATGCTACCATCATGATGGATGCTGTTGGAAACACAGTAGCTGACTATACCAAGTCTGTTGCAGATGGCGGAAAAGGCTGGACTCAAGAAAAAGCTGAGGCTTATATGAAAGATGTAAGTGCTAGAGGATCTTCTCTAAAGAAATTTACTAACACGGCAGTATGTTTTGCATGTCATGGAACAAGCATTTCTACAACAATTGATCCGCAATACTTAGGAGCAGATGGACGTCTAAAAGGCAGATCAAAAATTAAATAATATCTAAACTGGAAAAATTTCAATTAAAACAAGGTAGCAATTTACTATTGTTACCTTGTTTTTATCAAGATTATAAGGAGGTGGTGGATAAGGAAAGATAACATAGGCTTCACCATATAAAAAGAGAGAGAAATAACAGAAAGAGAATTGGGAGGTTTTCTAGAAATGAGTAAGTTAAAAATTAGCTTATCTGCACTATTGATGCTTCTTTTACTAAGCATGTTTGGCGCTCTTGCCTCTGCAGAAGGAACCACTCCAACCGTTCCTGTTCCAGGCACACATGTTGGAGACGTGGATAACTTTGGAAATACCAATACACATAGAACACATGGTAATTTCCAAAACAACACAAACTCTTGTGCCAACTGTCATAGTACCCACAATGGGGAAAATGAAATGTTGTTAATGAAGAGTGGCGAATATGAGCTTTGTATGTCTTGTCATGATGGAACAATGGGCTTCTATGATGTATCAAAGGCTAGTGAGGCTGGTGTAATTGGTTCTCACGAAATGAGTGCATCTATGCACAATGTGGATTCGGAATTAGCGGAACAAGCAGCTCCTGGTTCGTTAGTAAATAAATCAACAGCAACATTTGAATGTTCAAGCTGTCACAACCCACATGGATCAGCTAACGACCGCTTATTGAATGAAAAAGTAGCTGGTAAACAATACGGAAATAACTATAACGTTACAATCGTTGGATATACAGAAACTATTACTAAATTAAATCAAGTTCCACTAGGACAAAAAGCCATTAAACTTAACTTAGTAGAAGATCCTGCATATGCAGACATCAACAACAGCACAACAATGTCAGGATTAAAAATTTATAAATCAAATGGTATCTATAATAAACCTGCTGATGGATTAACACAGGCACAGGTTTATGATTACAAATTGAATTACTCTGAATTCTGTGCAAGCTGCCATGACGATTACTTAAAGAACAGAGAAAATGGACCAAGAGCGGACGGCGTACACTATACTCATACAACAAACAGTACGAAGCAGGGAAGAAGCTGTACAGCATGTCACTATGCACACGGTACGGATATTACTACATTAAGAGATACAGCTGGAAACACGATTGCTGATTTACAGACGAAAAAAGGTTGGTCTGAAGACCAAGCAAAAGCGTACATGAAAGATGTAAGTAAAAAAGGCTCTGCATTAAAGAGATTCACAAACATGGCTGTATGTTGGGCATGTCACCAATCTACACACCAAATTGCTAATACACCTGGAACAACCAACTATCCAAATACGACAGACTATAAAAACTACCTAGTACCTGGTGGAGATTACTCTGGAAAAAACATCATCAAATAAAAAAGCTAACAAATAGCCCCACTATTTGTTAGCCCAAGAAATTAACGTTGAACAAGGTGACAATTTCACTATTGTTACCTTGTTTTTTATTATTGCATCCGCTCTGAAAATTGTCAAAAAACCTTAACTTACCAACGATAATTAATGTAAATTCATTTGATATACTTTAAATAAAGACTCTGTTAATGAACACTGCTTATTATTTAAACCCTGTTGATTGGAGCGGAAGGCACGAAGATCCTTGAAAATGCTACCGCATTTCCTTCGTGCGGTGATAATTCAATGGAGCTTATTCAATGTCCTGTGGGAGTATGGTTCAGGGGAGACCCCGCAGGCGCGGTTCGCCGAGGAGGCTCGCCGAAACACCCACGAACCGCTCGTGCCTGGAGCGGAAATCAACAGGCAACTTTAACAAAGCCAAAATAAAAGAACCTTTATTACTTAAAAAGAAAAGGATGAATATCATGAAAAGGATGAACTACAATAGAAAACTAATTTCATATATTCTGACATGGAGCGTTTTTATTAGTTCCCTCCTTTTATATTCTCCTAATAACATTGCCTTTTCAGCATCCGGTGTACCAGTGCTAGAAATAACTACCCCGGTTACAGGAACGGTATTTGATGTTTCAACGGTTGAATTTATAGGAAGAGTTTCCGATGATCTGACTACATCTGACAAATTACAATTAAAAGTATTTGAACAGGTTAGTGAGACACAGCAGCCTGTCGATATTACTGGTGAGGGTAAGCTAACTTTAACACGACAAGATACATATGCAGATTTTACTTATTCAAAGGAATTTAGTCAGGGGCAACACACCATAACCTTTGTTGTTACTGATGAAGACGGTGTAAGTAACAAGCTGGATTTTCCTTTTACAGTAAAGATACCCGATGCAGTCAAGGCCGCTCCAATCCAAAACAACACGGATTTTGCAGATGTGAGCCAGGCAACAGTTGAAGAAAGTGGAAATAGACCATACATGTCTAAGATGTTTTTAGTGCCTAAAGATGCTGTAGATGATTATCAACCTGGAGAAGCGGCTCCAAGCAGCTTTTTACCTGCTGAAGATATGACTCGAGTGCCAATTGATTATAAACTATTGATTGATATTAGAAGTACGGATCCATTGACGGATACTCAACCATTAATAACGTTTTTTGGAGATATTACAGGGACAGAGAAGTTGATCAAAACAACTAAGTTAAATAATGAAATCAACGCATATACGTATACCTTTACTCCTGATAAGCAGTTGGAAGCCGGAACCACTTATTATGTATATTTAAATCCAAACTTTAAAAATAGCGTAGGAGAGAAACTTGTTCCTAGGTTCCTTAAATTTACAACTAATTCGACTTATGAAAGTTATCAATTCGAAGCTGATAAAGGTAACCCAATTAGAGACCACGATTATATACATGGTCCATTCTCAATTGTCACTAATACTTGTTCATTTTGCCACAGTACTCATAACGGAAATAATGAGTTTCTAGAGAGTGGTAAAAACGGAACAGATGGTGATGAATTATGTATGGCTTGTCATGATGGAACAAACGGTTCGCCAAGTTTAGAGTCAAATTACGCTAATAATAAGCATCATAAAGATTCTGGTGCAGCATGCTCAACTTGCCATGATCCGCATAATCCAGGAACAAAAACAAATCCAAATAGCTTATATAAAGCCGTTTACAATGGGTTATCTCAAATACTAACCTATAAAAAAGCAAGTGAGTCCACTGGTGCTGCTGAAGACTTTTCACTATGCTTAAGCTGCCATAACGGTGGCAAGGCAGCAAACATCGAGCAGTACTACAAGAATGATACGCTGATTGGTCAATCTGGCCATAAATTAGTTGCAACAGTTGATAGCGGCAGTTTCTTAAATGGCCAGCTTCCTTGCGCAGAATGTCATGAAACACACGGTTCAAAAAACATGAAGATGTTACGAACAAACCTTGGGAATGTTCAAGAGTCTAATCCGTTTAGTAAAACAAGTGGAAATTGGGATTCGCCTGCTGAGCGTCAATTCTGTCTATCCTGTCACAATGGTAAAACGGTGATTTATGGGGTAACGGGTAAAGCCATTTATGATGAAACAGGAACGGCGATTAATAGTACAAATGATCAGGCAAAAGCCGGTCATAATAAGGATAGTATTCAAGCTTGTGCTGGATGCCATAGTAGCAACAATTCGTTTATTGAAGCCGCACATGCGCCTAAGAAAATCATCAACCCATAAAAAACGAGAGGAATGGTCCTCTCGTTTTTGGTATCTATTTTTTCAACCATTCGTTTAATCCATCAATTTTCTTCCAAAGGTGTAAATGCATATCCGCATAAACAATCGCTTCGTTTTCATCACCAAAACCATAGTAGTCGGGCGGGTAGGCTGGAAGACGTTTTTTACCGATTAAATAAGGAATAACGAATTTATTTTCCTTTTTAGCGGCTTTTAGCAGTAAATGAGCTTTCTTTGTAAAGCCCTTTTCACAGAGTTCGAGTAAGAGCTTGTTGTATGACCCTTGTGCAGTAGTTTCATCAAATTGCTGGAGCAGATTTGCCGCTTTTTTATATTCACCTGCATCGATATAAGCCACAAATAAGGAATAGCGTACGCCTTGGTTGTCCATAGGATTTAATTCAAGAAGTTCCTCATATTGACTGACAGCCTCGTTCCTTTTTCCTAGAAGAGAAAGGGCCTCAGCATAATGCAACTTTGCCCGCATGTAAGGTCTTGTCTCGATTAATCCCCAAAAGTACCCTTTGTTTTCGCTGAAAAACGCCTTGCCGAGTTCTCGTTCACCAGCAATAATTCCTTTTTCGTACATAAGAATAGCATCTTCAAGACTACTTGTTTTTTCCGCAAGAATGACGTAGGCATCGACACAATTGGGATTCAATGCGAGTGCTTCTTCAGCCAATTTATATCGGTTTTTTCCCTCCAACTGGAGAGCATCGTAGATCAAGTTTCTTGCTCTTTCTTCATCCCGTTTAGAAACTTTCCGAACAGGTCCTTTGGTCTTTTGTTTAGCAGGTTTGTCACTTGAGTTCATCGATCGAGAAAATCCGGGATGACTCTCTTCTAAGTCGCCGTTTTTAGGGAATGTAACCACTGATGACCGTTCATCTTTTGATAAAAGGGGAGGTGATGGCACATCCTCTGTAATATCCATAATACCCATTAGTTTTTCGATATCATCCGCTAAAACTTGATCCAATTCTGAAACGATTGAAGAAATACTGCGTGCATTTACTCCATACTGTTCTGCCAGTTCTTTCTGTGTGTACATGACATTCATTGGAGTAATCATCGATAGTAAATAATGCATGGCAGCGGCATATAGGTTTGGATTTTGAATTCGCTTTTGCTTTCTTTGAACGTAATTCATCCAAAGAATCGCGCCCATGTCTACAATAGGTGGGGGGACTAGGCTTTCCACTCTTGCCCTAAAGATGTCAACTACTTCTTTATAAACGGGTGCTGGCCATTCCAAATTATCAATTTCAAATATCCCACCAAGCATCGGGAGCTCACTTAACACTTCTAAAAAGAAGTCAGTTAAATATTCTTGAGGAGAGTCATATTCAGCACTCACGCTAGAGTTCTTGATATAGGAAACGGCCAGTTCAGGACTAAGCTCTGGTAAATCAAAGGCCGAAGGAAAAAAGACATAACCCTCATCGAATGGAACCAAAATGCCAATTATGAAGGACCCCTCTTTAACGGTCGGTGAAATACTTGTAACGAGGGTATCAAGTTGTTCGGCATTAAGTCCATCTTCAACCAGAAGTTTATGATCATTTAAACTTAGCACTTTCCCCACAATGGTTCTTGCAAATGCCCAGGTTTGTAGAATTTGCTTAACCTTATGACGTTTAATTTTTGCTGCTTGGGTATGGATAAACTTTTCAATAATTGTTTCTCCGTTATCTAGCGCTTCAAAGAGAGAGAACCAAATGGTATGAATCAACTCAAAAAATTCACGTTCCTGCTCATCCGTTAAATCAACCATCTCTTCAAAGCTCTCAAAATCATCTTGAATATAGTGGCCAAAGTGATTATATGCAAAATGTAGTATTTGTTTTTGCAGATCATCAATTTCCTCTTCGATGATTGTAGTGATGGGAACAGCATCCCCTGCCCCGCAGCATCGTTTATACTTTTTGCCGCTTCCGCACGGGCAAGGCTCATTTCTGTTTATTCTCTCCATCTCACTCCACTCCTATTACCTTGGTTTAAACCATTCTATCTTATTTAATAGTACCATTTTTGACAGATTGGAATATAAAAATACTTTATGAAAACTTCCCGTTTTTCACCTTTAATTTAATAATTATGATCAAACTTTGAATTTTTTATGGGTATCACGCTATAATGAATGAGAACTTACCAGCATAGTAGGAATAAACTAATGGATAATAACGCAATTATTTTTTATAGAGGTGACGAAAATGGAATTAGCAGAAATCCGAAATGAACTTGAGAAAACAGCTAAAAAATTAGCGGACTTTAGGGGGTCTCTTTGACCTAGAAAATAAGGAAGCAAGAATTGCAGAATTAGATGATGAAATGCTTCAGCCTGACTTTTGGAATGACCAAGAGAAGGCGCAGACTGTCATTAGTGAAGCAAATGCCTTAAAGGACCAAGTGAATGAGTTTAATGAGCTAAATGAGTCATATGAAAACTTGGAAATAAGTTATGAGCTCGTGAAAGAGGAAGATGATCAAGAGCTAAGGGCTGAATTGGAAGAAGAGCTTCAACAGTTAAGCGGACGTTTGGGTCAGTTTGAACTGCAGCTTCTCTTAAGTGAAGAGTATGATAAAAATAACGCTATTTTAGAGCTTCATCCTGGTGCAGGTGGAACGGAATCACAGGATTGGGGCTCCATGCTTCTACGAATGTATACACGTTGGGCAGAAAAGAAAGGCTTTAAAGTAGAAACACTCGATTATCTTCCTGGAGATGAAGCGGGGATTAAGAGTGTGACGTTGGCTATTAAAGGTCATAATGCTTACGGATACCTAAAGGCAGAAAAGGGTGTACATCGATTAGTACGGATTTCACCATTTGATGCCTCAGGTCGTCGACATACATCATTTGTTTCCTGTGAGGTTATGCCGGAATTTAATGAAGAAATCCAAGTTGAAGTA
The window above is part of the Bacillus sp. SORGH_AS_0510 genome. Proteins encoded here:
- the prfB gene encoding peptide chain release factor 2 (programmed frameshift); this encodes MELAEIRNELEKTAKKLADFRGSLDLENKEARIAELDDEMLQPDFWNDQEKAQTVISEANALKDQVNEFNELNESYENLEISYELVKEEDDQELRAELEEELQQLSGRLGQFELQLLLSEEYDKNNAILELHPGAGGTESQDWGSMLLRMYTRWAEKKGFKVETLDYLPGDEAGIKSVTLAIKGHNAYGYLKAEKGVHRLVRISPFDASGRRHTSFVSCEVMPEFNEEIQVEVRTEDLKIDTYRATGAGGQHINTTDSAVRITHIPTGVVVTCQSERSQIKNREAAMKMLKAKLYQREIERQEQELLEIRGEQKEIGWGSQIRSYVFHPYSMVKDHRTSTESGNVQAVMDGDLDQFINAYLRSRIS
- a CDS encoding YecA family protein — translated: MERINRNEPCPCGSGKKYKRCCGAGDAVPITTIIEEEIDDLQKQILHFAYNHFGHYIQDDFESFEEMVDLTDEQEREFFELIHTIWFSLFEALDNGETIIEKFIHTQAAKIKRHKVKQILQTWAFARTIVGKVLSLNDHKLLVEDGLNAEQLDTLVTSISPTVKEGSFIIGILVPFDEGYVFFPSAFDLPELSPELAVSYIKNSSVSAEYDSPQEYLTDFFLEVLSELPMLGGIFEIDNLEWPAPVYKEVVDIFRARVESLVPPPIVDMGAILWMNYVQRKQKRIQNPNLYAAAMHYLLSMITPMNVMYTQKELAEQYGVNARSISSIVSELDQVLADDIEKLMGIMDITEDVPSPPLLSKDERSSVVTFPKNGDLEESHPGFSRSMNSSDKPAKQKTKGPVRKVSKRDEERARNLIYDALQLEGKNRYKLAEEALALNPNCVDAYVILAEKTSSLEDAILMYEKGIIAGERELGKAFFSENKGYFWGLIETRPYMRAKLHYAEALSLLGKRNEAVSQYEELLELNPMDNQGVRYSLFVAYIDAGEYKKAANLLQQFDETTAQGSYNKLLLELCEKGFTKKAHLLLKAAKKENKFVIPYLIGKKRLPAYPPDYYGFGDENEAIVYADMHLHLWKKIDGLNEWLKK
- a CDS encoding cytochrome c3 family protein → MSKIRLGVSTLFMLILLSIFSAVAFAEDHVPTSTNPAPGINVGDVDNFGNQSTHRTHGNFQNNTNSCANCHSTHNGENEMLLMKSGEYELCMSCHDGTMGFYDVTKSSGAGTFDDSHLSSSMHNVDSDLLVKTAPGAFKNTSTALLECSSCHNPHGSPNDRLLKEVVVGSTNFASTLVNGVTTPVPVGNKTISLDLQDDPAYAAINALTGTGGLKITKSNGPKGSTTYGGQNDKIYYSQFCGACHDDYFAKRNAGTTTNPVPGKPSTGTAITPAHTHDTYTHTTNSSSQGRSCAACHYAHGTDATIMMDAVGNTVADYTKSVADGGKGWTQEKAEAYMKDVSARGSSLKKFTNTAVCFACHGTSISTTIDPQYLGADGRLKGRSKIK
- a CDS encoding cytochrome c3 family protein; amino-acid sequence: MKRMNYNRKLISYILTWSVFISSLLLYSPNNIAFSASGVPVLEITTPVTGTVFDVSTVEFIGRVSDDLTTSDKLQLKVFEQVSETQQPVDITGEGKLTLTRQDTYADFTYSKEFSQGQHTITFVVTDEDGVSNKLDFPFTVKIPDAVKAAPIQNNTDFADVSQATVEESGNRPYMSKMFLVPKDAVDDYQPGEAAPSSFLPAEDMTRVPIDYKLLIDIRSTDPLTDTQPLITFFGDITGTEKLIKTTKLNNEINAYTYTFTPDKQLEAGTTYYVYLNPNFKNSVGEKLVPRFLKFTTNSTYESYQFEADKGNPIRDHDYIHGPFSIVTNTCSFCHSTHNGNNEFLESGKNGTDGDELCMACHDGTNGSPSLESNYANNKHHKDSGAACSTCHDPHNPGTKTNPNSLYKAVYNGLSQILTYKKASESTGAAEDFSLCLSCHNGGKAANIEQYYKNDTLIGQSGHKLVATVDSGSFLNGQLPCAECHETHGSKNMKMLRTNLGNVQESNPFSKTSGNWDSPAERQFCLSCHNGKTVIYGVTGKAIYDETGTAINSTNDQAKAGHNKDSIQACAGCHSSNNSFIEAAHAPKKIINP
- a CDS encoding cytochrome c3 family protein, coding for MSKLKISLSALLMLLLLSMFGALASAEGTTPTVPVPGTHVGDVDNFGNTNTHRTHGNFQNNTNSCANCHSTHNGENEMLLMKSGEYELCMSCHDGTMGFYDVSKASEAGVIGSHEMSASMHNVDSELAEQAAPGSLVNKSTATFECSSCHNPHGSANDRLLNEKVAGKQYGNNYNVTIVGYTETITKLNQVPLGQKAIKLNLVEDPAYADINNSTTMSGLKIYKSNGIYNKPADGLTQAQVYDYKLNYSEFCASCHDDYLKNRENGPRADGVHYTHTTNSTKQGRSCTACHYAHGTDITTLRDTAGNTIADLQTKKGWSEDQAKAYMKDVSKKGSALKRFTNMAVCWACHQSTHQIANTPGTTNYPNTTDYKNYLVPGGDYSGKNIIK